In Rhipicephalus microplus isolate Deutch F79 chromosome 7, USDA_Rmic, whole genome shotgun sequence, one genomic interval encodes:
- the LOC119184754 gene encoding myosin heavy chain, muscle isoform X13 codes for MAEDPDPTEYLFVSLETKRKDQTKPYDGKKMVWVPDEKEGFVLGNIVSTKGDMVTVDCPGGERPVKKDLLQQVNPPKYEKCEDMSNMTYLNDASVLHNLKERYYVNLIYTYSGLFCVAINPYKRFPIYTKRVVEIYKGRRRTEVPPHVFAVSDGAYMDMLANRENQSMLITGESGAGKTENTKKVIAYFAHVGATSKKEEAAKKDSKKGNLEDQVVQTNPVLESFGNAKTVRNDNSSRFGKFIRIHFGPMGKLAGADIETYLLEKARVISQQPAERSYHIFYQLMSGKIPGLKEKLLLSNNVNDYHFVSQGKTSIPGVDDGEEFMVTDTAFDVLGFTDEEKENIYKVTAAVMHFGCLKFKQRPREEQAEADGTEEGERVAHLLGLNAADLYKNLLKPRIKVGTEFVTQGRNITQVTASVGALSKAIFDRLFKWLVKRVNETLDTKQKRQHFIGVLDIAGFEIFDFNGFEQICINFTNEKLQQFFNHHMFVLEQEEYKREGIDWVFIDFGLDLQACIELIEKPMGVLSILEEESMFPKASDKTFEEKLKTNHLGKSPNFIKPKPPKPGQAEAHFAIVHYAGTVPYNLTGWLEKNKDPLNDCVVDQFKKGSNTLLQAIFEDHPGLGSAEEKGGKGGRKKGSGFQTVSGLYREQLNKLMATLNSTAPHFVRCIIPNETKSPGVIDSHLVMHQLTCNGVLEGIRICRKGFPNRMIYPDFKQRYTILAASAVPKGFVDAKNASEKVIEAIQLDANDFRFGHSKIFFRAGVLGRLEEMRDERLGKIITMIQAAVRWYLTKKHFQKLKEQRVALLVIQRNLRKFLQLRNWLWWKLYSKVKPLLSVARVEDELKELEEKLKKTQEALEKEEKLRKDLEGQNVKILQEKNDLFLQLEAERMGAGDIEERLNKALTQKGDLESQLQDLNDRLSHEEDAHAQLTQTKKKLESEVSSLKKDIEDMELALQKAEQDKATKDHQIRNLNDEIQHQDELINKLNKEKKQLQEQNQKTAEDLQATEDKVNHLNKVKAKLEQTLDELEDSLEREKKARADLEKNKRKVEGDLKLAQEAVADLEKHKKEMEQNLQRKEKEMASLAAKLEDEQALVAKLQKQIKELQARIEELEEELEAERQARAKAEKQRADLAREIEELSERLEESGGATSAQVELNKRREAELAKLRRDLEESNLQHEQAMSNLRKKHNDSVAEMSEQIDQLNKHKAKVEKEKSQMKSELEDMRANVEHLNRDKANAEKQVKQLEVQLADAQFKLDETNRTLNDLDGGKKKMSVENSELQRQLEEAESQVAQLNKIKASLATQLEEAKRQADEEARERAAILGKYRNLEHDLDNLRESVEEEQEAKADFQRQLSKANAEAQLWRSKYESEGLARLEELEEAKRKLHGKLQEAEEAMEQLNAKCSGLEKTKAHLQGELEDMSIEVDKANALAASLEKRQKSFDKVIAEWKAKVDDLAAELDASQKECRNYSTEVFKLRAAYEESQEHYEAVKRENKNLQDEIKDLMDQLGEGGRSVHELEKSRKRLEMEKEELQAALEEAEAALEQEENKVLRAQLELSQVRQEIDRRIQEKEEEFENTRKNHQRALDSMQASLEAEAKGKAEALRLKKKLESDINELEIALDHANKANAEAQKNLKKYQQNVKDLQTALEEEQRARDEAREQYASAERRCNALHGELEESRQLLEQSDRARRAGEAELSEMHEQVNELSAQTASLSVAKRKLEGEMQALQADLDEVLNEAKQSEEKAKKAMVDAARLADELRAEQDHALQQEKLRKALEQQMKELQVRLDEAEAAALKGGKKIIQKLEQKVRELENELENEQRRHGDAAKNFRKSERRIKELQFQAEEDRKNHERMQDLVDKLQQKIKTYKRQIEEAEEIAALNLAKFRKVQQELEDAEERADMAENTLAKLRAKNRSSASAGRAMSPGLTSAPPLRT; via the exons ATGGCCGAGGACCCCGATCCCACCGAGTACCTGTTCGTCTCTCTCGAGACCAAGCGCAAGGACCAGACCAAGCCTTACGATGGCAAGAAGATGGTCTGGGTGCCCGACGAGAAGGAAGGTTTCGTCCTGGGCAACATCGTCTCTACAAAGGGCGACATGGTCACCGTCGACTGTCCCGGCGGAGAG CGCCCTGTGAAGAAGGACCTGCTGCAGCAGGTGAACCCGCCAAAGTATGAGAAGTGCGAAGACATGTCCAACATGACGTACCTCAACGACGCCTCGGTGCTGCACAACCTCAAAGAGCGTTACTACGTTAATCTCATCTAC ACGTACTCGGGCCTGTTCTGCGTGGCCATCAACCCCTACAAACGCTTCCCCATCTACACCAAGCGCGTCGTGGAGATCTACAAGGGCCGCAGGCGTACTGAGGTGCCTCCCCACGTGTTCGCCGTCTCAGATGGAGCCTACATGGACATGTTGGCCA ACCGTGAGAACCAGTCTATGCTTATCAC CGGCGAGTCTGGTGCCGGTAAGACTGAGAACACGAAAAAGGTCATAGCCTATTTCGCGCACGTCGGCGCCACGAGCAAGAAAGAGGAGGCCGCAAAGAAGGACTCCAAGAAG GGCAACTTGGAAGATCAGGTTGTGCAGACCAACCCCGTTCTCGAGTCCTTCGGTAACGCCAAGACCGTGCGTAACGACAACTCTTCACGATTC GGTAAATTCATCCGTATCCACTTCGGTCCGATGGGCAAGCTAGCCGGTGCTGACATTGAAACAT ATCTACTGGAGAAGGCTCGTGTCATCTCTCAGCAACCCGCTGAGCGTTCGTACCACATCTTCTACCAGCTCATGTCAGGAAAGATTCCTGGGCTGAAGG AGAAACTGCTCCTTAGCAACAACGTCAACGACTACCATTTCGTGTCCCAGGGTAAGACTAGCATCCCCGGTGTTGACGACGGCGAAGAGTTTATGGTTACCGAC ACTGCCTTCGACGTGCTGGGCTTCACGGATGAGGAGAAAGAGAACATCTACAAGGTTACGGCGGCCGTGATGCACTTCGGCTGCCTGAAGTTCAAGCAGAGGCCCCGAGAAGAGCAGGCCGAGGCCGATGGCACCGAGGAAGGCGAGCGCGTCGCCCACTTGCTGGGTCTGAACGCCGCCGACCTCTACAAGAATTTGCTCAAGCCGCGCATCAAGGTCGGCACTGAATTCGTCACCCAGGGCAGGAACATCACCCAG GTGACGGCCTCCGTGGGCGCCCTGTCCAAGGCCATCTTCGACAGGCTCTTCAAGTGGCTGGTGAAGCGTGTCAACGAGACTCTTGACACCAAGCAGAAGCGCCAGCACTTCATTGGTGTGCTGGATATTGCCGGTTTTGAGATCTTCGAC TTCAACGGCTTCGAGCAAATTTGCATCAACTTCACCAATGAAAAGCTGCAGCAGTTCTTCAACCACCACATGTTCGTTCTGGAACAAGAAGAGTACAAGCGTGAGGGCATCGACTGGGTCTTCATTGACTTCGGTCTTGACCTCCAAGCTTGTATCGAGCTTATTGAGAAG CCTATGGGTGTGCTCTCCATCCTGGAAGAAGAGTCTATGTTCCCCAAGGCTTCGGACAAGACCTTCGAGGAGAAGCTGAAGACCAACCACCTTGGCAAGTCACCGAACTTCATCAAGCCTAAGCCTCCCAAGCCTGGCCAGGCTGAGGCCCACTTCGCCATCGTCCACTACGCCGGCACT GTGCCATACAACCTCACCGGCTGGCTGGAGAAGAACAAGGACCCCCTGAACGACTGCGTCGTTGACCAGTTCAAGAAGGGATCCAACACGCTCCTGCAAGCCATCTTTGAGGACCACCCTGGCCTGGGCAGCGCTGAAGAAAAGGGTGGAAAGG GCGGTCGCAAGAAGGGTTCCGGCTTCCAGACTGTGTCTGGTCTGTACAGG GAACAGTTGAACAAGCTGATGGCTACCCTGAATAGCACCGCCCCCCACTTTGTCCGCTGTATCATTCCCAACGAAACCAAGTCCCCAG GTGTCATCGACTCTCACCTTGTCATGCATCAGCTCACTTGCAACGGCGTACTTGAAGGCATCCGTATCTGCCGTAAGGGTTTCCCCAACCGCATGATCTACCCCGACTTCAAGCAACG ATACACAATCTTGGCGGCCAGCGCCGTTCCCAAGGGCTTCGTTGACGCGAAAAACGCTTCCGAAAAGGTCATCGAGGCCATTCAACTCGATGCCAACGATTTCCGCTTCGGACACAGCAAG ATCTTCTTCAGAGCTGGCGTCTTGGGTCGCCTTGAAGAAATGCGCGATGAGCGCCTCGGCAAGATTATCACCATGATCCAGGCAGCCGTGCGCTGGTACCTTACCAAGAAGCACTTCCAGAAGCTCAAGGAACAGAG GGTTGCTCTGCTGGTCATTCAGCGCAACCTCCGGAAGTTCCTCCAACTTCGAAACTGGCTGTGGTGGAAGCTGTACAGCAAG GTCAAGCCCCTGCTCTCTGTGGCTCGTGTGGAAGACGAGCTCAAGGAGCTTgaggagaagctcaagaagacccAGGAGGCCCTCGAGAAGGAGGAGAAGCTTCGCAAAGACCTCGAAGGCCAGAACGTCAAGATCTTGCAGGAGAAGAACGACCTCTTCCTTCAGCTTGAGGCTGAGCGCATGGGTGCTGGCGACATTGAGGAGCGTCTCAACAAGGCTCTCACCCAGAAGGGTGACCTCGAGTCCCAACTGCAAGACCTGAACGACAGGTTGTCGCACGAGGAAGACGCGCACGCTCAGCTCACGCAGACAAAGAAGAAGCTCGAAAGTGAGGTCTCTAGCCTCAAGAAGGACATCGAGGATATGGAGCTTGCTCTGCAGAAGGCGGAGCAGGACAAGGCCACCAAGGACCACCAGATCCGGAACCTCAACGACGAGATTCAGCACCAGGACGAGCTGATCAACAAGCTCAACAAGGAGAAGAAGCAGCTGCAGGAACAGAATCAGAAGACTGCTGAAGACCTGCAGGCCACCGAGGACAAGGTTAACCACCTCAACAAGGTCAAAGCCAAGCTTGAGCAGACCCTCGATGAACTTGAGGACTCCCTCGAGCGCGAAAAGAAGGCGCGTGCCGACCTCGAGAAGAACAAGCGCAAGGTTGAAGGCGATCTCAAGCTCGCCCAGGAGGCAGTTGCCGATCTTGAGAAACACAAGAAGGAGATGGAACAGAACCTTCAGCGCAAGGAGAAGGAGATGGCCAGCTTGGCGGCGAAGCTTGAGGATGAGCAGGCTCTGGTTGCCAAGCTGCAGAAGCAGATCAAGGAACTGCAG GCCCGCATTGAGGAGCTGGAAGAGGAGCTGGAAGCTGAACGCCAGGCCCGCGCCAAG GCCGAGAAGCAGCGCGCCGACCTTGCACGTGAGATCGAGGAGCTGAGCGAGCGCCTCGAAGAATCCGGAGGCGCTACGTCGGCCCAAGTGGAGCTCAACAAGCGCCGCGAAGCCGAACTAGCCAAGCTCAGGCGCGACCTAGAGGAGTCCAACCTGCAGCATGAACAGGCCATGTCCAACCTGCGCAAGAAGCACAACGACTCGGTTGCCGAGATGTCTGAGCAGATCGACCAGCTCAACAAGCACAAGGCCAA GGTGGAAAAAGAGAAGTCACAGATGAAAAGTGAACTGGAGGACATGCGCGCCAATGTAGAGCACCTTAACCGCGATAAG GCAAACGCTGAGAAACAGGTCAAACAACTGGAGGTTCAGCTCGCCGATGCCCAGTTCAAGCTTGATGAAACGAACCGTACGCTCAATGACCTGGACGGCGGCAAGAAAAAGATGAGTGTTGAGAACAGCGAGTTACAACGACAGCTGGAGGAGGCCGAGTCGCAGGTGGCACAACTGAACAAGATCAAGGCGTCACTCGCCACGCAGCTTGAGGAGGCCAAGCGGCAAGCCGACGAGGAAGCTCGG GAGCGCGCTGCTATCCTCGGCAAGTACCGCAACTTGGAACACGACCTGGACAACCTGCGCGAGAGCGTCGAAGAAGAACAGGAAGCTAAGGCGGACTTCCAGCGCCAACTCAGCAAGGCGAACGCCGAGGCTCAGCTCTGGCGCTCCAAGTACGAAAGCGAGGGTCTGGCAAGGCTGGAGGAACTCGAGGAAGCCAA GCGCAAGCTGCATGGCAAGCTACAGGAGGCTGAAGAGGCCATGGAGCAGCTGAACGCCAAGTGCAGCGGACTCGAGAAGACCAAGGCACATCTACAGGGAGAGCTGGAGGACATGTCCATCGAGGTGGACAAGGCCAACGCTCTCGCTGCCTCTCTCGAGAAGCGCCAGAAGTCATTCGACAAG GTCATCGCCGAATGGAAGGCCAAGGTGGACGACCTCGCCGCCGAGCTGGACGCGTCTCAGAAGGAGTGCCGCAACTACTCCACCGAGGTGTTCAAGCTGCGCGCCGCCTACGAGGAGAGTCAGGAGCACTACGAAGCCGTCAAGCGCGAGAACAAGAACCTACAGGACGAGATCAAGGACCTCATGGACCAACTTGGTGAGGGTGGCCGAAGCGTTCACGAGCTCGAGAAGTCTCGCAAGAGGCTCGAGATGGAGAAGGAGGAGCTGCAGGCGGCGCTCGAGGAGGCCGAGGCCGCGCTTGAGCAGGAGGAGAACAAG GTGCTGCGTGCACAGCTCGAGCTGTCGCAGGTGCGGCAAGAGATCGACCGACGAATccaggagaaggaggaggagttTGAGAACACACGCAAGAACCACCAGCGGGCGCTCGACTCTATGCAGGCCAGCCTCGAGGCTGAAGCTAAGGGCAAGGCTGAGGCGCTCAGGCTGAAGAAGAAGCTGGAGAGCGACATCAACGAACTCGAGATTGCCCTGGACCACGCCAACAAGGCTAATGCTGAGGCGCAGAAGAACCTCAAGAAGTACCAGCAGAACGTCAAGGACTTGCAGACCGCCCTCGAGGAGGAACAGCGCGCCCGCGACGAAGCCCGTGAACAGTACGCCTCGGCTGAACGCCGCTGCAACGCTCTTCATGGCGAACTGGAGGAGAGCCGCCAGCTGCTGGAACAGTCAGACCGCGCCCGCCGCGCCGGCGAAGCCGAACTCAGCGAGATGCACGAACAAGTCAACGAACTGTCCGCGCAGACCGCCTCCCTGTCTGTGGCCAAGAGGAAGCTCGAAGGAGAGATGCAGGCACTTCAG GCCGATCTGGACGAAGTGCTAAACGAAGCCAAGCAGTCGGAGGAGAAGGCCAAGAAGGCGATGGTGGACGCCGCCCGTCTCGCCGACGAACTCCGTGCCGAGCAGGACCATGCCCTGCAGCAGGAGAAGCTGCGCAAGGCGCTTGAGCAGCAGATGAAGGAACTCCAGGTGCGCCTGGATGAAGCCGAGGCCGCTGCGCTCAAGGGCGGCAAGAAGATCATCCAGAAGCTGGAACAGAAGGTGCGCGAGCTCGAGAACGAACTGGAGAACGAGCAGCGCAGGCACGGAGACGCCGCCAAAAACTTCCGCAAGAGCGAACGCCGCATCAAGGAGCTCCAATTCCAG GCCGAGGAGGACCGCAAGAACCACGAGCGGATGCAAGACCTTGTCGACAAGCTCCAGCAGAAGATCAAGACGTACAAGCGCCAGATCGAGGAGGCCGAGGAGATCGCCGCCCTCAACCTGGCCAAGTTCCGCAAGGTGCAGCAAGAGCTCGAGGACGCCGAGGAGCGCGCCGACATGGCCGAGAACACGCTGGCCAAGCTCCGTGCAAAGAACCGCAGCTCCGCATCCGCCGGCCGCGCCATGTCTCCCGGTCTGACCTCTGCCCCGCCCCTCAGGACCTAA